The DNA region cacatCTCGCCCTCCACTTCTCTCTCTGGATTAAACTCAAACATTCTTACACTCTCCATATACTTATATAGTCATCTATTTACattcttatttaaaatatttgtttataaaTGTGTATATAAATTAAAGATAATTTCATCTTTTCCTGTCTCTAAGTGGCATTTACAAGGAAAGGGGTGTGTGGGACTGAGGTTTCTCATTGCATTACAAAAGCCTACAAAGAGGCAGCACCGAACACTGTCTAAATGTGTGTGAGACTGGTTCTATGCTGATTACGGAAGTCAGCCTGAGCTGTGAGTCATGTCATATCCATGAGCTTTTATTTTAGGGAAAATGACTCATGATCTTGGTCCCGAAGCAGTGGTCGGTACAGGGATATTGTCTGTATGAATACGCAAGCGTATCACACTGAGAAGTATTAAAAAGGAGATAATATCGACTGAAAGATGTATCAATTGACCGGTTGATCAACATGACTTTATTCTGTTACTAAGTGTAAAACTCTGTCTGAGTGGCAGGGTTGTACATTCACTGTAGATAGGTTCTTACGGGTGCACTGGTGCTGATCAATGAGGTACATTCATAAATGGTTGGGTGATCCTCCGTGGATCTCATGTTAAAAAAGTGTTTGAGCTCGGAGCTTTCTCATGCTAAGTGGGCTGCTGTGTTTTATTCCTACAATGCCCATCCTGCTTGTATTTAATGCTACAATATGCAGAGGACCATGAGCCTGTGTGGTCTGTAGTGTAAGGTGCTTTTGCCTGCTGGGAAAGTGGAGGACTACTTTGGGATCATGGGAGACGGAGTATTTAAAGTCCCGGATTGTCTCGTCGTTACTGCTGGTTGTTGTTGAGCTTCAACATTACTATCCTACTCTGTCTCTCCTTTTGCTTCCCTACCTCTTAATAaactctctcactctctctggttttctttctctgtctctctagCTGTCGGTGGAGTCAGGCAGAGACATCTCGCTGCCAAAAACTTCCCGGTACAGTGGTGGAAAACTGTAGGCAGTCTCCGGGTGGACCAAACGGAAAAACTCCAGCTTGTCAATGTGGAGGTTGCAGATAGACTTCATTATGGGCAGCTTGGACACCATCTGTGGGGACAGAGGACATACAGAGGTCAggttttgttttgctcttttaTGTGACTACATCAGTACTTGTATTATGTGTTTTGGAAGAGGCTTCACCTTGTCCAGTTTCTCATCAGAAGCTCCACTCTTGTGCAGGCTATGCTGCAGGGCCAGGTAGACTTTTTCCTGAAGTTTCTGGACCTTTTGGCCTTCTGTTAGCCAGGGCCGATCTATAGGAAAAACAAAGTATTGAAACCATaattagagatgcactgattgtaaaAATCAGGACCAATGTTTAACATAGCAGTTAAGCTGATGGCCAATAATGACACATTTATGTGCAACACTACTACAGTGCCAGCCCCAagtcttgtctttgaacaggaaaaCATTCTGACCATATAACACAAATTGGggaattcttaaacatatttttacgGTTTCCCATCaaaagtaccccaaaatttcttcaaatgttTCGGTAAACTTTATCACAGAGCCTTGATtctaataaaataattttttaagttttcaaacccccccccccccccccaaatctCTTCACAAACTtcccaaaacatacaaatatattCACCAAGATTCCATTGAAAATGTTAGAAAGACATCCTAACAAATCCCCTGAAAGTTTCATACATTTCTAGAAACGTCAGAGGACACCCTGCTTCCCaatcaaatttccaaaattaaaaaataaacttccCAAGTTTTCTTGAGAATACCTTAAAAATTTGTAGGCAACCCCCCACCAAggcaaataaatttcccaaatacAACACTTGAAAATTTCTCATAAACATCCAACAAAATTCCCAGTTTTTCATGCAAATACTCAAAACTTTCACTACAAAAAACTTACAAAGAAATGCTCAAAAACATCCCCAAAAATCTCCAtgataatttttcaaattttcattgCAAAATCGCTCAGAATTTTAAGTGAATTACATTCAtcaattatttcaaaaattctaatagAAGAAATTATGACTACGTTGTAGGGAAGCCACAATGCAATGttctcatatgtgcatgcagagtCTATAGAGGTTCAGGCTCTCTAATAGAACTTGCATTAAAGATCAGTGATattactgttaaaaatgaaaaaatatctttCAAAGATGCAGAACAGCAATCTAGCGTTGTTGTGCACTTTCATCTATGGGCCCacagaagccctaagcagacatgcacacacacatatcattttattctattttcacATGATAACTAAGTCCTATTTTTGTCTGAAGGGTTTTAACTTGTTTGTGTCATCATCACAAGGTAACTGATGTTTTCATCAAGATAGTGGGTTAATTTCTTAAGATCcaaagaaaaagatttaaatcAACTCCTCATCGCTGGAAAACACATAACATAAAACGTATGGATGCATGTCATTTTTGGACTTCCATTGGTGGTGACTTATCAGCTGTatgataaaaacatgaagtaTTAATAGGCTGAAATGATCACTTAAACCATAAAGACAGAAATTAGCTACAAATATTTGCAGTGCAGTTGTTAATATTCAAAAAGGATGCACTGTAGTTGGGTGAATGTGTGGCATTCTATGTCAAGGTCAAAACAGCATTGAATGCACTTGTGCAGTTCTGCAGGACAGAACGTCTGCTACCTCAACATGATTGTGTTTATGTATGTGTTAGTGAGCAGAGATGGAAGTAAAAATAATCACCAGGAGACAGAAGGACGGCGGCACTAAATAGAGCCATTTCTTCATCTGACAGCTGCAGACGGCAGAGTCCTTTCCCCAGGTCAAACACAGCACTGACCAGGTCGTCGCAACCTGCAGAAACACAGCAAAAAGAAATATTAGCTGTTGAAATTAATCACTGAAACTCTTTAGTTGTTCAAGTAAGTTAGACAGATGGTCAGACAAATACTTGGGTCTGCTAGAGGGatgcattttaacttttaactcaACCATGCTGAAACTCTACTCTGTAGCTCTTGAGTTGCATCAGTGTTCCCTGATCTTCCAGTGTTTTTAGCAtccatgtgttttaaatgattaatataACAGAGCATATTCAATTTACATACATAATATAGTATTTAAAACAAAGCCATTTggttaattttatttcaaataagcTAACTGCTATGTTTTATCATGTAAGTGCAACATCTTATTTGTATTGTGCTGCCTCTGAGGTGTTTAAGAGGCAAAACAGCTCTTCAGCACAAGCCTTTCAGTCAGAACATTACTCCAAAGAATCTGCAAATAAGCCAGAGCAAATGTGATGAAACCAGGCTCAAATACTGACACTTTTGATGTCTTTTTGGTGTtgaacttttgtttgtttatctcTTACAAAAAGACAAGAGAATAGAGAGGTGACAGTGAAGCACTGCAAATGTATGTGTGCAAAATAGCCAGAGTGCGGTGGTTTTCTCGCAGTTTTCTTCATCTAGAACCAGATGTACCCAATATTGAATGCCTAGGACTTACATTTTTGTTCCACTGATATTTAAACAGGCATCTGTATCCTTTGATTTGACTAGTATTGTATTAAGGTTTAATTTATTTGTGATAACCCTACTTTTAGTCAGAGCAGAAGTTGTTGGTAAGGGTGTTTTATCAAGGCCTGTATGGCAATACCaatgaaaaaaactgacattttctaacataactttaaaaaatatgtgtaGCTTCCATCTGTGATAGTTAAAATCTCATCAGGGACTCACCAAGTGCTTTGAAGAAGTGAGCTGGTGCAAACTTCCCGTTAAAGAAAATGGTGCTGTTGTTGACGTTGAAGGCTCGGCACATGCGTATCAGCAGGACCTCCAGACAGCCTGAAAACGTAGCCACAGAGAGCCAAAGATATGGAGAGATGGAGATAgaagagggagggaaggagggagggagggaaagaaAGGGACCAAGATACTCCAACATgcacaaaacaacacaacaaaatgtaaataattttgACCCAGATTGGCGCGGCATATATGTCATTTTTGAACCATTGAAAAGCCAGAtggatacattttttaaaagagatTTACAGGGAGTGAATGCATTGTTAGATATATGCAATTTATGTCCcaaataaatagttaaatatGTGTTTAAGAGATTAAAAATAGTGAAAGTTTTGTTTCCAGGATGGTGTTTTTCTCCCCAGTGTGTGGAaattattgaaataaaataatggaTAAGGTGAAGGTAGAAGGttggagacaaaaaaaacaggaaggagCTTATGTTAGCATTTTAAAGACTCTGTTTACTTTGAAAGGATTAACTTGTACATTTAGCACTAAGAATGCAGACATTTCTAGACTGTACACTGACCTGCTTTCAACAAAATAATCTGATCATTCTGGCACAGGTCCATGAAGCCAGCGATGCGTTTGGCAAACTCCACCACATACTGGATGGCGTTGGTGATGTGGTGAGCACACTGCTGCCACATCCACTCAGCAGACTAAAGAAGTAACAGGAAGACACAGATGTATGTGTTAGGAGGAGCTGTCACCCTGAATTAAAATTCAGGGACTTATATATTCAGGGATTTAGAAGTGACCATAAAGACTTAATCCATACTCTGTTTTCTTGCTTTAATTAGCAAGATGTAGGCCAGCAGGACTGGAGAGAAATATATGAAATGTGCTACACAAGGCAGTCAAAATTTTCTGTACTTCAAGATTATTCAGTAACATTAagaaacaaatctttaaaaaaaagattttcagtcATATATTTAAGCAAAAGCTGCCGTTACAGAGGTAGAGTACTGTTAGCTAGTGgaagaaaaagttaaacatcTTGTTTTTGGACAACCCCAGTGATATAACATGGCTCACTATTACATTAACAATAGAAGGTTTGATAAAAATTTAAGAGAGCACATTAGCGCTGattaacaatttttaaatataCCAGCTATTCTTGTTTACACATTATCCATGGTTGCAATGAATGAGTCTAAATAAACCCAATCAGCATTTTAACCACTTAACTGGCTCTAATTGATCTGAAGGTAACTGATGTATAAGTATAGCCATTATACTCCATTCAGTAGCTAAACCTATCACGTGTTGACGGATATGTTTATTGCATATTGATGGCTTAGAGGCCAAAACCCCATAtcttcatgtttcatgtttttatattattcttcaacaaatcagtgctattggtcaccctttacacctgtcagtgggttttaaccaatttcaaagcaaaaaaaagtgtctaaaagATGCTGGCTATGGCCATTCAGTGTTCAATTAATTGAAAGATACAGTTTCTTTCATTCTCTGAAaggtggtgattttggagatatgaggttttggcccaacaccagtgATTGTAACTAATTTTGCATCTGCAGCACAGTATACCTTGTTTTGAAAAGCCCGTGTTTCCTCAGGTGTGTATTGTGCCCAGGTGAATCTTTTCATGTCTTCGGCGCTGTACTGACACGTCTCGAGGTGAGACTTAACAATACTCTGAGTGATGCGCTctgtaaaagggaaaaaagagacTCATTTATGCCATTCAGTTTCTCTGTCATTGTTGCCGGTTCAGGCGTTGAGGAGACAAAAAGGAAGTGTGTAGCTGAGTGTAGCAACAATGTTGTTTGCATGCACATGCACCTTGAATAACTAGATGCTTTGAACAGTTGCCACAAGACAAACCCTAATGGCTCATGTCATCATCTTATCTTTGAGGCTCTTAGTATCTCCCCTACCTCCTGCACCAATAATATCACCAGCCACACTATTTACTAATTGCTTCTTTTTAAAGTCCCAGGAGCCTCATACAAAGTCTCCCTGCAGTCTGTTGATGCCAGCAACtataaagatgtaaaataaaaactgatttattctTCCTCAAGGTCTCCAGAGAAAACATCTATAAAAATAATCCCTCTGCTTCCTTACAGCTATAAATATCACTGCAGCATCATCTCATTATCTACCCCTGTTACTGAGCCAGCTGTGGGTTGGTTACATCTTGCTTGTTCTTGCTTGTTTTTCCCATTTAATTGAatccttttttcctgttttgttgtattgtatataacatttattattctGTTACTTTCCCTTATTTTGTTTTGGTAACCTGCTTCATCAATATTCCCTAGGCTGGTTTTCTTTATATatattaccatttaaagcctttttgaTTTAGTATTATAACTCAACTTTAGTTGTATCTTATAGGGGCAGCTATGCtattaaactgttaaataatCTAGAATAAAAGCAGATAACATGATGGAAACAAGAAAAACTCTGTCGTTTTACTACAGTTTTATAGATTTATATTCAAGAGAACCCTAAAATACTCATACTATAATCTCAATCTTTATTATTGTAAATTGCAACAATTAATAACCCACTTCTAGCAAATGTTTCACAGGTGCTGCTTGACCTCTACAAGCGACATAATGATAAACAACTTCAAGTATTGAGCTTGCTTTGACAGGTGTAAACTAACAAGgcaaatatgttaaaatatgtGATTGGGTTTTATAAAAACATCCCTCGCAAATTAAGATCTTCTCTTGTCTTTGAAGgtgaaaaaggaaacaactaATTGAGAgttaaatatattcatgcatACTCACAGacactttatatttatgtgttATAAGTGCACAAAATGATTAATGAGTTGTTATTTATGACTGTCAAGACTCACCAAGGTCTGTTATAGAGCAGTCATCAGGCAGGTGATCcagcagtgcatgtgtgtgtcccAGCAGCggatgtgtgtgagagtgtgcaTGCAGGAGCTGGAGCCCGTTGCTGTCTCCTCCATCCAGCATAGTCTGCTGCGGGGAATTCTGATTGGACAGGgatgaggaagaagaagaggacgaTGAGTTGGAGGTGTTACCGGTGCTGGCTCCTCCACCCAGCAGCTCCAGGCTGCAGTACTCGCTGGCCTCCTCTGGGGTCAGCGGCAGGTCAAATAGGTCAGGCAGCGCCGCGATGTCATCCAGGTCACTAAGAGTGGAGCTGGAACCTCCGCTGCTGTAAGACCGGCTCAGACCCTCTTCGCCGTCTTCACCGCTACCACCGCAGACACCGTCATCCTTGGTCAAGGACAGAGAGGTGGGTCCCCCGCCTCCAGAGCCCACACACTCCTGAGACTTCTGGTGTTTTTGCACTTCAGCGTAGAGACTGTCGCGCTGCTTCTTGGACATACGACCAAATTTGACCGCTGCATTAAGGAAAAATGTCATTAgatttaaaacagacaaaacaattCAAAAACATATCACAAGTAATGGCAAATACCTGGCTAAAATAATAGTGGTCACCAAgggtccataaggggggataaaggggagagcccagccaaatggggggacCATAGAGGTCAGGAAAACCATTTCCTTTCTCCTTATCGCAACATAGACCTTTTAATGTGCGATGTTCACATCCAAAATGATGTAGAAGAAGTGTAAATTAACAGCCCTAAATCTAGTTTGCATAATGAACATGTGTCATGTTTTTCAGCCTGtttaatatgtttatttttctctgctgtcCACAGAAGAAAAAGATCAGCAGATGTAAAACACTACAGCTAAGGGCTTCAAATTCTCTCGTCGTCATCTTTAAACCAAAATGTCATGAACACCAGGATTCAACAAAGAAAGACATCCACTGGATTCTCTATGTAAGCCAAGGTTTGTCTAACAGATATTTGTTTGGTACATTTTTACACAGTCTCGCTGAATGTCATGGTTAAAGGAAGTTATGTCCAGAAGGTACAGTGCGttctttgtgtgtatttgtttacCGTCTCTGCTCATGCCCAAAGCCAGACACTTCTGTAGGCGGCAGTGCTGGCAGCGGTTACGGTTAGTTCGGTCAATCAGGCAGTTCCTCTGACGGGAACAAGAGTACATAGCATTGTTCTGCTGGCTGCGGCGAAAGAAGCcctgaaaatgcattaaaagatACAGACATTATTAACATCAGGCGCAACTGGAATGAGTTGGTTGATTTTGATAATCTGAGTAATTCTCTGCATTTCCTCCTCACCTTGCAGCCTTCACAGGTGATGACTCCATAGTGGATTCCTGAGGACTTGTCCCCGCAGATCTTACAGGGGATGACCTCAATTTGAGCTGCAGGAACAGAAACATGAGAGGTCAGAACGCTGAAACCTGACGTGTCCTTGATATCTGTTAGTAAAGTGCAACTCTCAAGCATTGGCCTTGTTTGACTCTGTTGAATCACACTGTGGAGTGCCGCCAGAAACAGTTAATATCTAAACACTAACACAACTCAAAGCAACAGGATACCTTCAATCACACGTAACACACTCTTTATATGAGGCACATGTGTGACATATATTCAGCTTTGGccagtaaaaatgttttcacaactACTCTGTTGGAGCTCCAGTTGGAATTTTTTCCTACTTGCTGGTTATGAAACACATGGAAGTTAATACTCATGATAGAGAACAAGCCACACAATCAGGAAGAAGAGAGCTATTAATTCCTTTAACTTTTTCTGCagatgaatgaaaaaacaacagctCTATTTAGCATATAATCATGATGAGCGATGCTTTCAACTGTTAAAAAACAAGATGAGATTTTGTTGAAGAAATACACACTTTTACTAACACTTTGTCCACTGGAGGTGCCAGAATTTACACAAACAGAAATTTCCTCACTGTGGCTTAAGTGGTTCACCTTCTGTGCTGTAAACGGCTCTACTTATCATTATTAATCATTTAATTAGCATCACAGAggacttctgtgtttttagttttaaggtTCCATTTGCAAGCATTTCTTTTCATCTTAGCATTGCTCTCCAGTGATTAGATAAGACTGTATATATTAATAACCCTTCAGGCATAATATCAATAATATATTATGTATTTCCAATAATATGCTAATGATGCACAGCTGTGGAATCACACCACATACACTTAGAGTTGACTGGGAGGCCACTTTATCCTGTTTTGCATGACTAATTTCTTTtgaaatggaaaatatgatTGATTTTTCCTAACATTTAGGTCAATGCCATAGTCTTTTCTACTTTATCAAAGGCTACCTGTTTGtagatgtaattttttttccttttttcttcttcttgtgctATCATGATTTCTCCTCAGCCAAAATTAGCTCCTTTGTATTTTCTGCTGCCCTTGAAAAGGTGGCCCATACTTTAATCTTGTCCCAGAGCAGCTGCTGAACACTGTGAGCTCTATCAGAAGGCATCTAGCTGATGCAAAATGAAGCAACAAAGCTTTGAATACTTCATGTATATTCCTCTCCCTCGTATCTTTGTGGTGTTTAGGTACAAACACGCTCATGTTATTTTACATCAGTCAACTTCCTATCTATATAATCTGTTCTTGTGAAAAACGACACATATCATCatgtttttatctcttaatAATGTTATGAGCATACTAATGCTGACCTTGTTCTGTACTCTACGTTGCTGAACGATTAACTGGAAAGAAGTTTTATTATTAGAAAATTATGACCACATTTTTGGGACACAAACAAACCCTGTCCTCCTCACCAGACTGAACTgatcaaagacaaaaacacatcttCTTCTGGGTCAGAGGAAtgagcaacaacaaaaaaccaTGTGCTATCAATTTTTCTATTGATAGCAATAGCCCTACAGACACAATGCCCCATAACAAGAAGATAAGaggaaaaagggaagaaaaataGTTGTGAATTCTGTTTCTCTGCCCCCTGCATGTGGCCCCCATGTGAGAACAGAGTACACAAACAGATAGGGAATCACATGACTCCTGTGCATATGACACGTCCACAAAGACTCCTTCTTTCTTCAccaagaacaaaaacagcagccgCTGTATCATTCAACAACTGTTGCTAAGCCTTGGTGTTTGTTTAATCTCAGgctattttacaaaaaaaaaaagccccatttGTCCCACTTTTTGTGGAAAACCACTTGGGTTTGTGTGATTGAGGAGGGATTGTTGCACTCTTAGGTACTGGAAAACACTAACTTTCCAATTCTTTCCACTCTTTAATAACACGGTCGTCTGTCTCTTCTGTAAAAGTGTTGACTAAAATACTCCAACTGATCAGGGCAGCTGCAGGCATGCGATGGAAAAAtatctccctcctccctcccttcctctctttctctcaggtTCCCCCTCCACCCCTCCCTCATTGCTCAGTTATATAACTCTTGTCTGTGAGCATTCCTCACAACACTCATTCAGCCGGGCTCACTCTAGCAACACTGACACCCCGCCCTCTTCAGACGATCTCTTTCCCACTGGCTGAGCGCTGTTCGCAGCTTCCTCGGTATTGGCTGAGTCATCTGTCAGTCGGACGCTGTAGCCTGTCAGCCCATGTGGACACTCTGTCCTACTGACACACTTTCCCActgcaggaggagagggaggagggaggcagGCGCGCTCCCGGCTCCCCGCAGACCAGTTTTAAGGTGGAACTGAACAATGCTCAGACTTCCtcattaaagaaaacatttcccTGTAGGCTCGTAGCTTGCATCAGAAAACTAGCAGGTTACataacagcaaaataaataagGAGAAATGCTGATAAGAAGCCTATAAAACCTGCAATCATCATACTGGTTAATACCCAACATCTATCTCTGCACATTTCCCATAAGCCTACTTCTGCTTGACCTTATTTTTCTCCACAATCTGCACTTTTATCAACCAGTAACCACATTAGATTGGACTATAGACTCACATACTGTACTTGGCTGTGGTCCATGCAAGGCAGACAAACTCCCAAGTTGAATGTCAGCTATTCAGCCCCCACCCCTCTTTGACATTGAGCCTCTGCTTCAACCCTGTTCTATTCTTGTCCTGCGCTGAGAGCCAGAATTACACAGATACCCAGCCACCCACCCTCGCTGCAACAACCACTCATACATGCTTTCTCACTCCTCTTCTCGGCCTCTCTGCAGAAATTGAGCCACAACCCAGACTCAGTAAAAATGTTCCCTTATGTAATTTGTCTTGTCCTTAAGCTTGTGCACTGTGCATTTAACCCAGTTACCCACAAAGAGAGAATTCCTTTTACTATAAACTTTAAAAGGCTGCAGCGATAactttttttatgcctttaatcaTAGAGGACGACAATTGATAGTGTCgcaaacagggataagagagttgggggagagacatgcgggacttgaacccgggccgtccaCATACATGGGGTGCACCTCAAACCCCTATGTCATCTGCGCCCCATAAAATGATTTCTTAATAAGACATTTGATTCTTGAAAATGTATTGAAAACTCTTATAacaatattatatattataatttATTATATTAACCAAAGGACTTTTCAACTATGTATCtatcaaaattaattttatttagatTAAAACACCTCTGTTATGAAGAATGCATCGCTTAAGGCTCCTGAGAAGAACTTTCTGGCTTTGTCGAGTCTGGCGCCCCTTGCATACAAAGATTAAACTCCCGAGTCTTATCTAAATTGTTTTCTTAACATGTTTAACTAATGTTTTTAGCCATAAATCCCTCATTCAGCTCTTTAAACACCCAGCTGTATTAATCATCAAGAATCTTTGCTAAGAAAAAGTGTGCCTAATGGCCTCATGGGACATCTACCTCACAGCATCTGTTTcatgtgttaaaaataacaatggAAATATAGAAAGTTTATATGTTGATGACTGCATTGCTTCTAGAGCTCACAAAGAGGCATAAGCTTTGATTTTGGTCTCTTTCCAAACAATTAAGGTACTCCCAGTTGGAGCTTTAAATTGACTTAAATGGTAGACATGAGAAACGCTGATAGACAAATAGCATCAGTTGCTACCCTCGAGTTATGGCAACATTTATCTTTAACCCTGAATATCAGTGTTGACCTATGCTACAGCACCAGCCTATGGCATTTGACCTTTAGCTCCCTGGAGAGAGTCTGCATTCCAAGAAGATCCATACCAGTCCTACTATCTACTAACATAATGCACAAGTCCTCATGTAGCTCTCTACACTTCACCCACAAACACAATCATCAAGTCAAATTTAACaaaaagctgattttaaaaGCGGTTAACAAAGGAAAATTACACAAACGGCAAACAAAGAATGCCTTTAAATCGGGGATGCTGTTTGATCAGTACAGCTTATACTTTGTGTGGCACACCCAAAAACTTAACTGGCAACGGACACTTTGAACGGTCCGGCTACAAACAACGTTGGCCCCCCCCCAGGAGTGTTTATCAGCCTGCTAAATGTGTAACTGCGTTATCTGTACTTCAGGGTAATTCAGCAGGGTGGGGTTGTATGAGGCAGAGGAAAATCACTGACTTCGTGTTTCTTGGTATCTAACATGGAACAAACAGCCTGAGAGCCCCCTGGCGCTTGAGTCAAGCAGtcagtgtgtcagtgtgtcaGCGTGACAGAGGAGAAATAATGACCCTCCACACCCTCCTAACATTTGTGCAGGGGTAAACAACTTATCACTCACTGCTTATCTGTTTTATAATCTGATAACCTGCTTTTTTACATAAAGACAGGTTTTTATGTTTGCTTATTATGCAAGTCACAATAATGTGCATGCTGCCAACTGCCCTAGAGCAACAGATTGACATGAGGCCCAGTAAGCTGGCAATCTGTTTTTTCATTACCTCGCTGTACAAATGACTGACATcagaaacacacatacacagatgtGGAGCCTTTTCCTTAAGCGCTATACAACTTACTGTGGCACTTGTTGTGTCATGCC from Cheilinus undulatus linkage group 13, ASM1832078v1, whole genome shotgun sequence includes:
- the LOC121520159 gene encoding nuclear receptor ROR-beta-like, with product MRAQIEVIPCKICGDKSSGIHYGVITCEGCKGFFRRSQQNNAMYSCSRQRNCLIDRTNRNRCQHCRLQKCLALGMSRDAVKFGRMSKKQRDSLYAEVQKHQKSQECVGSGGGGPTSLSLTKDDGVCGGSGEDGEEGLSRSYSSGGSSSTLSDLDDIAALPDLFDLPLTPEEASEYCSLELLGGGASTGNTSNSSSSSSSSSLSNQNSPQQTMLDGGDSNGLQLLHAHSHTHPLLGHTHALLDHLPDDCSITDLERITQSIVKSHLETCQYSAEDMKRFTWAQYTPEETRAFQNKSAEWMWQQCAHHITNAIQYVVEFAKRIAGFMDLCQNDQIILLKAGCLEVLLIRMCRAFNVNNSTIFFNGKFAPAHFFKALGCDDLVSAVFDLGKGLCRLQLSDEEMALFSAAVLLSPDRPWLTEGQKVQKLQEKVYLALQHSLHKSGASDEKLDKMVSKLPIMKSICNLHIDKLEFFRLVHPETAYSFPPLYREVFGSEMSLPDSTDS